TGCTGCTGCAGGCCGCCACCAGGTTGTTGCTGCTGCTGTTGCTGCCCGCCGGCGAGGTTGTTGAGGTTGAAGCGGCCGTGCATGTCCTCGAGGGTGCCCTCGATGAGGCCGTTGTCGATAGGCAGCGGCGGCAGGGACGTGGCCCAGGCTTCCAGGCGGTGGTCGGACTGCGTGTCCTGCAGATCCTGGCGCAGGATGTCGTGGGCCCAGCTCTCCGCGCCGAGGGCGTACTGCATGGCCACCTCCGAGCTCACCAGCACCGTGGTGCGGCGGAAGTGCAGCTGGTAGGCGTCCGCGAGGGCGACCGTGATCACCGTGGCGAGGGCGGCGATGAGCACCGCCGTCAGCAGCGCTGCGCCGCGCTGCCGTCGCGGATGACCGGTGGTCATGGGCTCAGCTCCACGACCCGACGAATCTGCCCGAAGTCCTCCATCACCAGCACGAACTCGACGGCCAGCGGGCGCGCGTAGAGCTGCGCCTGGGGGTCGCCGCCGGCGTTCAGCGGCGGCCAATCCGTCTGCCAGGCACGGGTGGAGTCCATGAAACGGATGGTCATCTGCTCTACGCCGTCGAGCAACGCGATGCGCACCGGTTGGCTGCCGAGCGTTCGGTCCAGCACCTGCCAGTACACGCGTACCAGCGAGCCGTCGTCGATCAGGTACGCGACGCGTTGCAGCGTCGGACGGCGGGCGCCGATCGTGTTGCTCCAGCCGCCGCGGGTGAATTCCAAGGGGAACTCGCTGGTCGCCCCGGACACCATCGCCGGTACACGGCCTTCGCCGAGAAGGTCGCGCACGGGCCGCGGTTGCGCCTGGTACAGGTCGCTGGCCATGTAGCGCACTGCGAACTGCAGCTCCTGCAGGCGCTCTGCGGAGGCCCGCAGAATGCCGTCCTGCTGCAACAGGCGGTTGAGGCTGCCGAAGGCGAGCAGTCCGAAGATCGCGAAGATCCCCGCCACCACGATGATCTCGATCAGGGTGAAGCCGTGGGTGCGCCTGGGCAGCCGAGCGGACGGCATGCTAGGTCTCCTCCCGCTCGCCCTGTGGCGTGCGTTGATCGTTCGGGGTTCCGGGCAAGCCGGGCGTCCCGGGCTGCCCACCGGGGATGCCGGCCCAGGGCGCTGGTGCGCCGCCGGGGGCGGGGGGCTGGCCAACGAAGCCCACCACCGTGGCGAGCGCGTCGCCGTCACGGGTGTAGCGCACCACCACTTCTACGCGGCGCAGGGCCTCGACTTGGGTGGCGCTGACTTCCGCTTCCCACACCCACTCGGCTGGGCCGAACTCCACCTCACCATCGGATCGCCCGATCTCTGGGATCGTCGGCAGCAGACGCAACTCAGCGACGCGATTGAGGGCGATCCAGCTCGCCATGGTGCGCTCTTGCATGCGGCCCGTGCCGAAAGCCGCCTGGTTGATGGTCTGGAACGCGGCCGCAAGGCTGAACGCGACCACGGCCACGGCCACCAGCAGTTCGATCAGCGTGAACCCCGCAGCCGATCGGGGCAGGGCTCGTCGGGCACCGACCATCACAGTCCCTCTTCCTCGGTGATCTCCAGGGCGCCGAAGGGCTGTCCGGTGAGCGTGTAGCGCCGCTCGGACACCTCGCTCTGGAAATGGAGCGCAAACGGCGTCAACTCACCGCTGGCCAGCACCATGACCTGAGGCGTGACGGTGCTCGCCTGCGCGGCACCGGTCTGGCTCTCGTCGTCATCCTCGCTGCCCTGTTCGCGATCCCGCTGGCGCAGCTGGCGGCGCTCCTTGTCGCTCGGCGTCAATTTGGCACCGCGCCCCTCCACCACCAGCTCGAATTCCACCAATTCCGGCAGCTCCCGCGGGCGCAGCTGCTCGATGTCTTGGAGGGGAATCCAGTTCAGGCCCTGGGGGTCGAACTGATGCCAGCTGTAGCTATCGAGGTCGATGTGCAGGCCCAGGTCGCGGCCCTGAAACAACGCTTCCTCGCTCGCCATCTGGAGCAGGGCGGTGAGGCGATTGACCTCACGCTCGAGCATTCGGTCGCCGCTCGTGGAGGGGAGGTTGATCACCACGGCGACGGCCAACAATGAGATCACCACGATCACCACCATCACCTCGATCAGCGTGAAACCGCCGGCGGATGACCCAGAGATGCCCCTTACACGCACGAGCGCGCTCCTGGCGTTGCGAGCCGAGCCCAGGCTCAGCTCGTTTCCCAGCTACCGATGTCGGCGTTGAAGCCCTCACCGCCCGGCGCACCGTCCGCGCCGAAGCTGAGCACGTCGATCTCACCGCGCACGCCTGGATTGACGTACTGGTAGGGGTTGCCCCAGGGATCGCGCGGCACGGTGCTCTTCTGCAGGTAGTTGCGGGTGGTGCCGGGGGGCGGGTTCACCAGCGCCTCCAGACCGACGTCCCCCGCGGGGTAGCGCAGATGATCCAGGCGGTAGAGGTTGAGCGCTGACATGAGCGCTTGCACGTCCGATTTGGCTTTGGTGACGCGAGCATCGTCGGCTCGGCCCATGACGTTGGGCAGCACCAGGGTGGCCAGGATGCCGAGGATTACCACCACCACCATAATCTCGATGAGCGTAAATCCGTGTTGACGGCCCTTCGTCACTCGGGGCGTTGCGTTCATCATCTCTCAAGACTCCCTGATCTCGTTACCGTGTTCATGTTCATACTGTTAGGGGCGCACGCCCCCGCGGAGATGCGGGGAGACGCGAGCGCCGACGACGCTTCTGCCGCCGACGGCCCAGAAGACCCCCCATTCTAGCAAACGGACCCGCAGACAATGAGATCTGGGACCCCACTCGCCCGCGAAATGCTGCGCCTGCCCCTCGCCGACTGGGCCGGCGTGGTGGTGCCCGTGGGGTTCGCCCTCACCATCGCTCTAGGGGGTAACGTCTGGCGACTGCTTTTGCGCTACGAACGAGACCTGCCGCTACTCCTGAGCGAACCCTGGCGACTGATTTCCGCCCATCTGGTGCACATGAACGGCGCCCACCTCCTGTTGGATGGAGTGGCCTTCGCGCTGATCTGGTTACTGTTCGCTGGCATCCTCCCGGCCCGCGCCTGGTGGGCGGCGTTTGTTGGGGGATGCCTCGCGATCGATGCGGGCCTCTACCTCTGGCAGCCCGAAGTGGGCTGGTACGTGGGGCTTTCCGGTGTCGAGCACGGTCTTTTCGTGGCCGGGGCAGGGTGGATGGCGCTCACCCGCAGGCCTGGCGCCGCCCTGATGGTGATCGGGCTTGGGCTCAAGCTGGCTTGGGAGGTGCTGGTGGGGCCTATGCCCTGGTCGACGAGCGCCTCGCGCGGGCCCGTGATCGAGGTCGCGCATCTCTACGGCACGGTGGGCGGTTTGATCGCCCTCGGGCTGCTGTTGGCCCTCGACGAATCCTGTCGCGAACGGTTGAGCGTGCGGCGCCAGGGCCAGTAAACTTCCGCGTTTGCGAAGTTGGAGACGCTCATGGCGCTAGCCTTCGTGTTCCCAGGGCAGGGGTCACAGTCGGTTGGCATGCTCGCCGAACTGGCCGCTGCCGAGCCGATGGTCAAGCAGACCTTCGAAGAGGCGTCAGACGCGCTTGGTTACGACCTTTGGGCGCTGACCCAAACGGGCCCCGCGGAAGAGCTGGCACGCACGGAGCGCACGCAGCCCGCCATGCTGGCAGCCGGTGTGGCCGTGTGGCGCGTGTGGCGCAATCGCGGCGGCCCATCGCCCACCGTCATGTCCGGTCACAGCCTCGGCGAGTACACGGCGCTGGTGTGTGCCGACTCCCTGGATTTCACCACGGCCATCAAGCTCGTGGAGTACCGGGGCCGGGTCATGCAGGAGGCGGTGCCCGCAGGTGAGGGCGCGATGGCGGCGATCATCGGCCTGACGGACCGCCAGGTCGCCAGCGCGTGCGAAGAGGCCGTCGCCGACGGTGGGGTCTGCGAGCCCGTCAACTTCAACGCACCTAATCAAATCGTTATCGCAGGGCACGCAGGCGCCGTCGAACGCGCCATGCAGTCAGCGCGCGACAAGGGCGCCAAGCGCGTCGTGCTCCTGCAGGTGAGCGTGCCTTCGCACTCCTCGCTCATGAAGCCTGCGGCGGAGCGCATGCGCGAACGCCTGGACGACACCTTGTTCCGCCACCCCCTGGTGCCGGAGATCTACACCGTGGACATCGGTCGCCACGGCTACCCCGAGGATATTCGTGATGCCCTGGTGCAGCAGCTGTACAAGCCGGTG
The window above is part of the Pseudomonadota bacterium genome. Proteins encoded here:
- the gspJ gene encoding type II secretion system minor pseudopilin GspJ produces the protein MPSARLPRRTHGFTLIEIIVVAGIFAIFGLLAFGSLNRLLQQDGILRASAERLQELQFAVRYMASDLYQAQPRPVRDLLGEGRVPAMVSGATSEFPLEFTRGGWSNTIGARRPTLQRVAYLIDDGSLVRVYWQVLDRTLGSQPVRIALLDGVEQMTIRFMDSTRAWQTDWPPLNAGGDPQAQLYARPLAVEFVLVMEDFGQIRRVVELSP
- the gspI gene encoding type II secretion system minor pseudopilin GspI; protein product: MVGARRALPRSAAGFTLIELLVAVAVVAFSLAAAFQTINQAAFGTGRMQERTMASWIALNRVAELRLLPTIPEIGRSDGEVEFGPAEWVWEAEVSATQVEALRRVEVVVRYTRDGDALATVVGFVGQPPAPGGAPAPWAGIPGGQPGTPGLPGTPNDQRTPQGEREET
- the gspH gene encoding type II secretion system minor pseudopilin GspH translates to MRVRGISGSSAGGFTLIEVMVVIVVISLLAVAVVINLPSTSGDRMLEREVNRLTALLQMASEEALFQGRDLGLHIDLDSYSWHQFDPQGLNWIPLQDIEQLRPRELPELVEFELVVEGRGAKLTPSDKERRQLRQRDREQGSEDDDESQTGAAQASTVTPQVMVLASGELTPFALHFQSEVSERRYTLTGQPFGALEITEEEGL
- the gspG gene encoding type II secretion system major pseudopilin GspG, with protein sequence MMNATPRVTKGRQHGFTLIEIMVVVVILGILATLVLPNVMGRADDARVTKAKSDVQALMSALNLYRLDHLRYPAGDVGLEALVNPPPGTTRNYLQKSTVPRDPWGNPYQYVNPGVRGEIDVLSFGADGAPGGEGFNADIGSWETS
- the rrtA gene encoding rhombosortase; this encodes MRSGTPLAREMLRLPLADWAGVVVPVGFALTIALGGNVWRLLLRYERDLPLLLSEPWRLISAHLVHMNGAHLLLDGVAFALIWLLFAGILPARAWWAAFVGGCLAIDAGLYLWQPEVGWYVGLSGVEHGLFVAGAGWMALTRRPGAALMVIGLGLKLAWEVLVGPMPWSTSASRGPVIEVAHLYGTVGGLIALGLLLALDESCRERLSVRRQGQ
- the fabD gene encoding ACP S-malonyltransferase, with the protein product MALAFVFPGQGSQSVGMLAELAAAEPMVKQTFEEASDALGYDLWALTQTGPAEELARTERTQPAMLAAGVAVWRVWRNRGGPSPTVMSGHSLGEYTALVCADSLDFTTAIKLVEYRGRVMQEAVPAGEGAMAAIIGLTDRQVASACEEAVADGGVCEPVNFNAPNQIVIAGHAGAVERAMQSARDKGAKRVVLLQVSVPSHSSLMKPAAERMRERLDDTLFRHPLVPEIYTVDIGRHGYPEDIRDALVQQLYKPVRWVDTIRSMVKEGVHAVIECGPGKVLMGLNRRIERRRELAIHGIYDPATLDECLTALREIGRG